A section of the Falco biarmicus isolate bFalBia1 chromosome 3, bFalBia1.pri, whole genome shotgun sequence genome encodes:
- the CEBPD gene encoding CCAAT/enhancer-binding protein delta, with product MSAATLYSLESPACYKSWCLEPANFYDAKVGSGGGPGPACKPGGRGGCGMSGEEAGGGLGGSGTNLAELSAAAPAMYEDESAIDFSSYIDSMSAVPNLELCNDELFADLFNSNHKPERGGDYGEYLPPGGGAGRDPAKDLGAAMTTLLGAEPRTASSSSSSSSSSSSSSSSRGALKQEPDWSDSDLSSSLLPSQIATCAQTIMNLSGQPTPPTSPEPPGSSSPSSCSTRSPGPAGPGSAQGAPPPPAAGGKERGGKKCVDRFSPEYRQRRERNNIAVRKSRDKAKRRNQEMQQKLLELSAENEKLHKKIEQLTRDLTSLRHFFKQLPSASFLQPGSGTDCR from the coding sequence ATGAGCGCCGCCACTCTCTACAGCCTGGAGTCCCCGGCATGTTATAAGAGCTGGTGCCTGGAGCCCGCCAACTTCTACGACGCCAAGgtgggcagcggcggcgggccgggTCCCGCCTGCAAGccggggggccgcggcggcTGCGGGATGAGCGGCGaggaggcggggggcggcctGGGGGGCAGCGGCACCAACCTGGCGGAGCTgagcgccgccgccccggccaTGTACGAGGACGAGAGCGCCATCGACTTCAGCTCCTACATTGACTCCATGTCGGCCGTGCCCAACCTGGAGCTCTGCAACGACGAGCTCTTCGCCGACCTCTTCAACAGCAACCACAAGCCCGAGCGGGGCGGGGACTACGGCGAGTACTTGCcgccgggcggcggcgccggccgCGACCCCGCCAAGGACCTCGGCGCTGCCATGACCACCCTGCTGGGCGCCGAGCCCCGcaccgcctcctcctcctcctcctcctcctcctcttcctcctcctcctcctcctcccgcgGCGCCCTGAAGCAGGAGCCGGACTGGAGCGACAGCGACCTCTCCTCCTCGCTGCTGCCCTCGCAGATCGCCACCTGCGCGCAGACCATCATGAACCTGAGCGGGCAGCCCACGCCGCCCACCTCCCCCGAGCCGCCGGGCAGCAGctccccctccagctgcagcacccgctccccgggccccgccggccccggctcGGCGCAGGGCGCCCCGCCACCGCCGGCCGCCGGCGGGAAGGAGCGCGGCGGCAAGAAGTGCGTGGACAGGTTTAGCCCCGAGTACCGGCAGCGCCGGGAGCGCAACAACATCGCGGTGCGCAAGAGCCGCGACAAGGCGAAGCGGCGCAACCAGGAGatgcagcagaagctgctggagctCTCGGCCGAGAACGAGAAGCTGCACAAGAAGATCGAGCAACTCACCCGAGACTTGACCAGCCTCCGGCACTTCTTCAAGCAGCTGCCCAGCGCCTCCTTCCTGCAGCCCGGCTCGGGCACCGACTGCCGGTAA